ggattttgggggcccccaatgtcatcttttttaaattttgtgcggggttccccttaatatccataccagaccccgaaggTCCTGTTATGgacggggggaacccacgctgtttttttcattgattttttatgtatattgctgggatccagcaatacattacagccgcgagcaattttaaatgacatttgttcctttagaaatgtaattttgctgctcttcattcattacactatatacggccCCCGtataagcagcagccttatataggggggcgtggacttagccccctgagccatgattagccataggcaccctgcctttggccaattatggctttctcagcagagtgtgctgtgattggccaaagcatgcatttcatgtgcatgctttggccaattataggaCGCcaatgcgatctcgcagtgcattatgaggcgttgcgcagcgctcaaatttgccgcgaacgccccataacgtTCGGTATTCtccaaacgggcgaacacccgatgttcttacattcgactcgaacatcgagctcatccctgtAAATCACTATAACCTACCAACTTTCAGGTATGTTCCATTTCCAAAGGTGAGCTTTTGTCCAATGTCCACCATGCAGAAATAAGCTCCGCTGTCTGAGTGCTGAAGATCTTTTATCTTCATCGTGGATGAAATTGCTGGGAAATTGTTCTTCTTCATGTCCACTCGGCTCTGGCTGAAGGCACCATATAGATAGCTTTCCTTTGGGCCAAAAGTGGCACATACAAGAAACTCCAGCTGTTCGTTTTTGGATGTCTCTCTGTGCCAGTAGACTCGTAGATTGTCCGTTGTTGTTCCCTTCACATCACATTTTATCTCTATTTCTTTGTTAGCCAATGCAAATGTAAAACCTGGAGCCTGGGTCAAAATTACATTTTGTGTAAAGGTGCCTAtgtgaaaaagaaagagaagaccATGAACCTAGCAATGCagtaatatgtacagtatattgcatTTGGTTGTAATGGGACTCATTTgaaataaaaatgtcattattCAAAATTCTTAATAGACAATTTGTGATGAAGACAGTAAAGCTAAGCTGGAGATCCCACTTTTTTCATTGCAGTTAAACAGCACAGTGTGGTCCCCAGCCTCAGCTTGTGATTGGACAATCATGGAACAGAAGAGCACTTATGAGGACCCCTTTCTGCTATGCTCTCTTATAATCATGTGCAGCAATAAAGACTGACAAGTGACAAAGAAAATAGCCATGACTGGCTCAGAGGGCTGACATTCATTTTCTATCCTGCTGTGTAAAGGATTACGGGAGGCTgttattaatggcatcccagtctgagtccgtagggttcaatattgagttggccgaccctttgcagctataacagcttcaactcttctgggaaggctgtccacaaggtttaggagtgtgtctatggaagtgtttgaccattcttccagaagcgcatttgtgaggtcaggcattgatgttggacgagaaggcctggatctcagtctcggctctaattcatcccaaaggtgttctattgggttgaggtcaggactttgtgcaggccagtgaagttcctccaccccaaactcactcattcttgtctttatggaccttgctttgtgcactggtgcacagtcatgtcggaacaggaaggggccatacacaaactgttcccacaaagttgggagcatgaaattatccaataTATCATGGTATGCTGGTggcttaagagctcccttcactggatcgaaagggccaagcccaacccctaaaaagaaaaaaaaaacccgcatcatgatcccccctccaccaaatgatttggatcagtgcacaaagcaaggtcggggtcaggcactgatgttgaacgagaaggcctggctcagtgtctcagtcaagttccttcaccccaaactcgctcatccatgtctttatggaccttgctttgtgcactggtgcgcagtcatggtgaaacaagaaggggccatccccaaactgttcccataaagttgggagcatgaaatgtccaaaatatcttggtatgctgacgccttaagagttcccttcactggaactaagaggccaagcccaacccctgaaaaacaacccccacactataatccccccttcaccaaatgatttggatcagtgcacatagcaaggtccataaagacatggatgagtgagtatggggtggaggaactttgggatgaattagagtggagactgcgaaccaggccttctcggccaacatcagtgcctgacctcataaatgcgcttctggaagaatgatcaaacattcccatagacacactcctaaacctcgtggacagccttcccagaagagttgaagctgttatagctgcattgggtgggccaactcaatattgaaccctacagactaagactgggatgccattaaagttcatgtacgtgtaaaggcaggcgtcccaatacttttgacaatataatgtatgtggCGCCACAAATAAAGAACCACTTTTGTGAGGCTGAATTGATGCGTATGCCTTATGGTAAGGGGCTCATTTTTTTATGGTTAGTTTACCATGATCTggatttgttttattgttatagaaAGTGAGAGTGTTAGAGATCAGTGTTAGTCACTCGTGTAGGCAGGACTGGTGTTGGGGAGATCTGTTTGTATCTCACTCCCACATGGATGGAATCCTTATTCCAATATTACACATCAGAGCTTCATAACCACCATGAGTCATGGTAGATAAATGAAAAGGGTTTCCAGGGAAGCCCTGAGTTTAAGAATCAaatgccaaaaaaactatttttttctcaggGCTTGTCGGCCTCTATATAAAAATAGATTCAATGTAACATTCACCTCTCAATAAATCATTACTGTAAGATCCAAAAAAGGTAGCTAAAATCGCATAAAAGATGACGCATCTAAAGAATTACCAGGAGTAATTAAATAGATGTTGTTCAATGGGTGATTCAGTTAGGTGGTTGATATCACGTTTCAAtgcataaaataaagaaaaaaaaataacagatgcCAGCTGTCTTGGATTTGCCCAGACAGTCCCGTACCCAGGTGCCCTGTGTACCAGGCCGCTTCCCAAGACAAAGTGCAAAATTTACGTTAGTGAATAAAGAGCAGTTATGTTCATTTTGAATATCCAATcatctgctagaaaaaaaaaaatcttgcacacGATTGTGCATACAATGTGAACACAGCTTTACCTTATTCAATAATGTTTACTTTGCCTTACGAACAGCCTCCATTCATTGAAGCTGGCCATAGAAGGATCAAATTTAATCTGGCCCGTGCTGAACCAGCTACATTTTCGATCCATTTATGGCTGCTCCATTTTGTGAGAATTTGATCTAATCTGTGACTTTTCATAGGTTTGATGCAAATTTTTCATgataagtgtattctgacagcggaggagtcattgccagaatacaatagcacagtggggaggattcctccattcacccCAATTATGTGAATGGAGCTACCCATTCAATTTTTTTCCAATTAGCCTGCTGATGTATGACCAGCCTTAATAAACCAATCCCAGAGATCAGAAACATAGAAAACAATGACGTTTATTTTATCTTGCATTTTTTGCCAAAACTGTGCTAAAAGcatgtaaaaatatatttacatagtcaacaaaaatatatttaaagcattgaaaaaaaaaaaataagttagcaGTTGGGAGAAAAAACGCcctttttatgccgcgtacacacgaccggactttccggcagaataaacTCTGATTGTTTCTtcaacagagttccgctgaaaaggacttgcctacacacgatcacaccaaagtccgatcgtttagaacgcgttgacatatgacgggactagaaaaaggaagttcaatagccggtagccaatagctgcccttgcgtcatttttggtccgtaggaatagcatacagacaaacggttttcccgataggaattgattccgtcggaaagatttaaaacatgttctatttctaggtccgtcagaatttttcgaaaaagaaagtccgatgaagcccacacacgatcggaatatccgatggaatgattcagtcggaccttttctgccggaaagtccggtcgtgtgtacgcggcataagtgtaatgTTCTTCGAAAGAACTTTTacgcttaatgtacacgggacattttgaaacctctcctgaacgatttaacttgacaggaTAGTAACCCACgcttaaaaacgtctgttttgccacgtttacatgctgcgtttgcgtttcggagcctttttgtttttttcagtcaaaatatatttctccattaaaaatgcctgtaaacgaaacgtggctaaacacgagttaccgcgtttacaagctgctacaggcatttggcatttcacaagcctctgaacatccatcctgagcacataaaaaaaatgcttctaaactcaactgcctagaaacaactataaacgtccctatgtacatgtactaataagataacataggggagagttcaggggcagctgaaaaaaatgcccaactgctcctaaacctctgtttaccagcagcattgtacatgaagccttacgcTCCGTacccacgatcggactttccgacaacgaaaccgtggaattttgtttgaagggtgttggctacaacttgtcttgcatacacagggtcacacaaatgttggccaacaattatgaaggtagtgacgtacaagacgtatggcgAGCTGATGAAAAGGAagttccaccctttgggctccttctgccaatgttgtgtttggtgagcattgattccgagcatgcgtgtttgtactttggacttttttctgACGGACTTGTTTCCaccaacacacatttgttggcggaaaatttgagaacgtgctagccaacatttgttggcggaaagtccaacaaatgGAGCAtataatggagcatacacatggtcggactttccaccaacaagttcacatctaacatttgttgtcggaaaatccgattgtgtgtacagggcattatagttaaATGCTGACAGAATTTGCCAATGCTGTGTTAGATGAACAATCTTCTCATGTGTCTACTGAGCAAGCAATTATACACAGAATGAATTCCCATTTTCACACCTGGAAGTATCTGATTTTTATCATCTATTAGCATATTTTTCAAATTTCCCTATTGATTTCAGCAGAAAAAAATTGCGACTTAAAGAATCATCTTGGAGGGTTTTATGCAACCTATCAATCGGCAGTATGCAACGTCTACTCCAACGGTACCAAAAGAAGGTTAAATGACAGCTAACAAAAGTATCCACAGTCATCTCTGCTAGAGATAAGGTTATCCAAGTAATTTCCTACATCGTGCCTATTACAATCCATATATCCATTCAAAATGGGTAAACTACCCTTTCTTCTTGCCCTAAATGCCCTTCTGACAATGGATCGTTTTGCCATATGGTCTGGTAGTGCCCATTTATACCCTCTGGTCTACCGTAACAGACTTTATTAGCTCCATCCTTCAAATACCTAACATATGTAACTCCTGTAGAAGTTTGTTGGGGTGTTTGGAGGACTCTGACCTAATTACATTAAACTTTTATTACAACTGTTGTTTTATTATGTGAAAAGGGCTATTGTAATTCAGTGGAAATCCCATGATTCACCGACTTGCTCAGTGGCTCAGACTTTTTAACCAAGCAATCCCTATGTATAAGTTAACATATGAgtcttgaggatgccccacaaaaattgcaaaaaactcTGGTTGCCCCTGGCTGGAATAACAATCCACAATACTGCTTTATTAACTTGTTAACTCATCTATAAATGCATACAAGTGACAGTCTGGATGGTGCGTGACCTGTAAAATCCTGTATGCTGGATTGATTAGTGAGGATATATACGTGATTGCTTAATGCTTTATTGTATGGAACTATTGCATTAAGTGTATACGTGTTAATTGTAATGTGTTCTTATATACTCTTATTGTATAACTTTTCTAGGAAAAGTTCCATGGAAAataaaaatttgctttaaaaaacaaaaacaaaatgacagttgaGACTGGATCAAGATCTGGTCGTCGTTTTGCATCAAGCATGGCTTTTCTATGCCTTCTCAAGTCTAATAAAAAACAAAtgcttacttgttttttttttttagccaatagcctactgtacccaaataaaaggtTCACTATTGATAGAGCTGTGTTGTTAAAATGATCACAAGTGGACAATCAGTAATGCTATATGTATAATGATCATTTTGTCTTTCTTTAAAGGGACTGTATAGTGAGTACGTATATGTTTTTACTTACTATGGTCtgaaccagcctttctcaaccagggtactTTGGAGCCTTAGGGTTTccccagaggttgttaggggtttcttgagcacTGAACAATTTTTGATTTTGAAGTAcctgctgacatttttcttttacatagaCCACCATTGTATTGAGGCTGTTCTCCCATTGCCCCACCAGTGTAAGGTGGCCCACCCCCCCTAGTGATTATCAATCTAAGGAGACCCttcttcactgatcaccaatgcaagggataaactgaccaccaatgtaaggggaacttCTCCACTGATCGTCAGTGTAAGCAGGCTTTAATCCATTGACAACCAATTACAATTTTTATTGGCTGAATttttttctggccattattattattacccATTTCATGTTCTCATTactatatataattttgttgtatAGAGAAGCCCTAGGTGTCAACAACATCCAAGTATTCCACAATCCTTATTCAACATACTGTTCACTCTAACGTACCATGAACTGTAGATGCAGTAAATATAAGCGCAAGTTTCCTAAGACCtgaaggttatttcaagggttctcccAATATTAAAAGATCGGGAAATTCTGCTCTGGACTatgaaataaaaacttttaaaatgttttcattttattttagtcAGCTACACCTTTAATTTCTCAGACTAACAGCTTGAATGTTAAGCTCCTTTTCATGTTTTCCAGGCTAACCTGTCACAAAAATGAACCTGTAAATAACAGGTGTACCTGTAAAAAAGAGAGTAAATACTTACCTCTCTTGCTGCCCAGACAATAAAACACCAATTTGATGAAGAAACTGGTTAAAGCTTCTTCAGAAACCTACAGTTTTGGCAGCGTCAATCCCCTGCGCCCTCCACTGCACTTGGTGGTTCCTCATGCCAACCATTATGTCCTTAAAGGACACAATGTAGGGGTGTTGGTATACCATATTTGTATTTAaggctgtgttttcctgtgaaataTTTAATAAACACAGATTTTAATGAGCATAATACGGAGCTGACAATCCTCTAGTTGGATATTATTGTGACAGTTGTGTGGCTGCAGGTCGGGTACCTGCTTGCTCAAGAGATCCTTCTACAAATTGGAAGGCTTGTAGCACCTGCGTTGGTATCTAAGCTGAATAGCTAAAGCTGTACCACCTTGTATTGAAGCATACAGAGTTTCATTGACCACACTGACCTTAAACCATTATAGGTTCCCAACAAAGTTATATTGCCACACTATTGCTAGTGTTGGAAAACTTACAACACACAAAAAGACATTCTGTCTGCCATACCTGATAACcatcaataaaattaatttaaaaaataagttAGAGCAGAATAGTGCTCAGATACACTAATGGTAACTCCTTTGAGTTTTATCCTGTATTATAAATTGATTTAACTCTACATTTTTTACACTCATTTGTGCATATTTACTGGCAGAATATTTTCTTATTCTATTTCTGTGTGCAGCTGTACTCGTTTGGCTTTTATGTCTTTATGCTTTACATGTTTACTGGTTTTCATTCTAGTTTTTGTAGAAAAACATGTATGACCCACATTAATTTACATCTGTCAACACAAGGATCATTGCCAGTTCTTACAGTATAAGCACAGACCTACCTATCATATAATCAAGGATAAACCTAAATGATCCATTAAATATTTACCAGGTCGGGAAGGTCTTTGCACATGGTAGatgtaaagaagattgtacaaccaGATTATATACTGTATGGTTAGCTTTGACCCAACTAAATACTGTATCAGGACTTCATATTTTCATTTCATATATGAAGTCAGAATCTCAATAATGTATCTTCTACCAGGCATGCATCTTTACTGTTCAAGTGTATAGCAGAACAGCCCCCTATAAATGTGGTGTATTTAACAAAACGTCCTGTCTACAATCGCAGAGGGAAGCGGAGACTTTGTTGCGCAGTTTCTTCAGATATAATTATTTGGACCCAAGTCACATCTGCCCTTCATGTGCTATCTTCTCTGTAAAACGAATTGGGAAAAAATAGTGAAATATTCCAGTACGTACCAGTATAACAGGTAGACTTggtcagatctttttttttttgcataaatccTGCCACAGTTATGCCAAAACCAGATCATAGACCAATTGGAAATTATGTagtttacattaaaaaaacaacaactaacCTAAGCCTGCAAGCTACCCTGTGCATCTTTTTCTGAAATATTGTATATGTCTGTTGTAACAAACCCATTAAaatgaaagaaggggggggggggggtcgggactttaattgaaacatgggggtacaaaataaataaatataactgaGTAAAATGTATATTTAATAATTCATGACCAGGGTATATTATGGTAATAATACATCAGAATCCAATTCGATTCATACATGGCAATGATACAAAATCGAACAATGTGCATGATTGAACATATATAAAATACAATTTAGCCAATATAATCAGTGGCCTCTCCTAATCCCCAATATTGATGATAAACAAGGTTATACAGTAAAGTAATACATAGTCCAATGTatcatatacatacacatgcacagtaGTGCCCAATTATGGGGCCTCATGGATCCCTATCATAAATACTAATTAAATCATCCCATGAGGAATTGACATAGACACCCATGGAACCTATTATCTGAGGTAATAAGCATTGAGTAGTTGGAATGGGCATAACGAGGCAACCAGGTCATTTCCTCATTTAATGTCCcaaattttaaacttttttgtaataaacccattaaaatgataaaaaagttaGAAGGAAAAAAGGCCAACTTGTGGCCCTCCAAACTTTATAAATCTGAAGTCTCATCATCAACGCATCTTGGATTTTGATGACAGGCAATAAACTGCAGTCTAGAGGTGCTCAGAGATATTGGATGGCTTCCTTTGGATGACTGTAATCATTTCCAGGAGCAGACTATTATTCTCTATATTCAGTAAAGGGATAAGTGCTGATGCCATGGGTCAACACAATCCTGACAACTAGGATTTAAATTAGGGCAAATGAAAATCTTTTAGCATTGAGGCAATTTTCTTAACATTCATTTTTTCACAAAGCAAGCTAAAGTTAAAAACTGAATTGCATGTTTTGCGTGGTATCATCTTGCATAATTTGCAGTGGGGAGCTGTAGTAGCATTGTTTAGGAATAACAGGTGTCAAAACCTTGCCAGTCCCCCTTAAGATAAGTGCTGCCAGGGGGATATGGCTGCTTCGCCATTCTTTTAATCAAAGTCATACTGGGGGAGATTtggtaaaactggagcactcagaatctggtgcagctgtagccaaccagcttctaacttcagcttgttcaattaagctttgacaataaaacctgcaaattgattggtttctctgcagtgcTGCACCATATTGCACACTGTAcagttttaataaataacccccactgtgtatgTGCAAATATTGGCAATGCCAGAGACTTGAGTAGAAGTCCATATGTGGTC
This window of the Aquarana catesbeiana isolate 2022-GZ linkage group LG01, ASM4218655v1, whole genome shotgun sequence genome carries:
- the CD8B gene encoding T-cell surface glycoprotein CD8 beta chain isoform X1; the encoded protein is MKQLGLNQPCNIFWFFFLISFCVTGTFTQNVILTQAPGFTFALANKEIEIKCDVKGTTTDNLRVYWHRETSKNEQLEFLVCATFGPKESYLYGAFSQSRVDMKKNNFPAISSTMKIKDLQHSDSGAYFCMVDIGQKLTFGNGTYLKVVDTLPTAAPPTTTKPKCNCRKTKISKELSPGLSCSPIIWAPVAGFAVILMIGLYFLASHTYRVYRRTHMYFRKYSPK
- the CD8B gene encoding T-cell surface glycoprotein CD8 beta chain isoform X2, with the translated sequence MKQLGLNQPCNIFWFFFLISFCVTGTFTQNVILTQAPGFTFALANKEIEIKCDVKGTTTDNLRVYWHRETSKNEQLEFLVCATFGPKESYLYGAFSQSRVDMKKNNFPAISSTMKIKDLQHSDSGAYFCMVDIGQKLTFGNGTYLKVVDTLPTAAPPTTTKPKCNCRKTKISKELSPGLSCSPIIWAPVAGFAVILMIGLYFLASHTYRVYRRTHMYFRK